GCAATGACAGGCTGGCAGTTCGGTCTCTTTTATCGCTATAATTATGTTACGGCTAACGTTGATTGTTGGAAAAATGCGGTCTGCCTTGTTACGACAGAACCACCGGATCCCTGTGGAGCCCGGTGTGTAGGATTGAAGGAAAAATATGGATTTCATGAAGTGTATGTTGGTTGTAACCTATCTGACTCAGAAATGCGCGGCATAGACGCCTATAACGCCGAGGTTGAACGATATTTGAACAAAAGGAACGGTGGAAACTGGAGAAAGAAATACGAATCAGAACGGAATTCAACAACTGAAGATAAAGCGCTTAAATGACCGCACACCAAACGTAATAGTGCCCTTTATGAGTGACACGCTTAATTCATTTAAAGTAACAGACCGACACACGTTCATTGCGTTTCTTGAATTACTACACAGGGATTTTCTGGACCATCCTGAAAACTGGGAAAACAAAACGTTGCCTGATTTTTTGGACGCATTGCGCAGGTATACGGAGGACATCCAGGGTTATTACGATAACATGAAACTAAACGTGAATGCGGACGAACCAAACTGGTCAACATTTACAGACATTTTCAAGGGTGCCCGAATGTACGAGTAAACTGAGACGATACGGACGGACGAGTTGATCATTGTGAAAGCAAGTGCATGAGACGCACCGATGGGTTCCCCGATCCATGCGTAGAAAGACACAGGGTTTGCACCTATAGTTTATGGATTTCCGTCAAAAAAATGATACAACAGCATAAAAGGGGCACGATAGGTTTGGAAGGTTGTTTTGGTGGATGTGCGAAATGGTTCCGTAAAAAAAATAACGTATCGCTTTAAACTTCTGCTGACAGCCGCTAGGTGCAATGCACCAGTTTTGGTTAAGTAAAACATTTCGTCTTTTTTGTTACCTTCACTCCGAGCGGAGAATAATCAGTTTCAATTCTCGCCAACAACGCGCGACACTCGAAACCTTGGTATACTAAAACTACCCGATTGAAGAAAGTGGTTATTATTAAGTTCAAAGAATCTGCCAAACATTCCAACAGATTAATGTTGCTGCTTACAGCAGTTAGATCCAATCCGCTGGTTTAGTCTAAATTCAGAATCGCGTTTCTTACTACTTTACTCCGTTCCAATTGCGTCTGACTCGAGTGGCCGCGATAGACATCGCATAACCGCGGTTCTACGCAATTGCCCCTCCTCTTGCAAAGTGTATCCCTTTTTTTCCCTAACTTCATCCCGTCCCGCGGAGGGACCTAAATCCCAAATGCCGCAAGCGATGTGAAGCAGCCGGACGTTATCAAGCCTACGGAAATGATAGCATGTATTGAACTACTTCTCGCCTTCCTTTTTCCCATTACATGTATTTGTTTTGTCGTCCTCGTTATTCTTGGTGCAACCATACAAATTTCAAATGGGGGGCGGTAATTTTCTTAAAGACTTACATACTTTCAAAATAGGTATTCCCTCTCTTATTGGAACGGTTGCGGGTTTTGTTCTGATTTTTGGTCTATCCTCTTTAAAGCAGAAATTACTTCGAGACGAGGTAAGGCAATTTTTCAGTACCGGAAGTTACACGGTCATGATTAAGGGTCAAAAACGGGATTCGCTAGGGTTTGCCCTGCGAAAAATTGCTACAACATCTGATAATAGAAATACGGGGGACATTGAAATAAAGGCGCTTGCCCTAAACAAAACGGACACTTTAAAGCTACGACTGCAGCGATCGTCGGTGAGTCCATGTAAATACTGGGTATATGTAGAAAACGATCCCTCTACCAGTGAAAATTGTATTGGTGAAATAAATACGAAGTTATTGGACGGCTATTAGTTTAGCCTGGTGACAAAGCCCAGATACGGGTGAATGAAGGCAACGAAAGCAAAATCGATTTTTACATCTTTGCTAAGAGCTAAACACTATTAAAGATGAACTACGAAATGTCCTTTCAGGAAAGAGCGAAGTTAGGTTTGGAACAACTATCCAATCAATCGCCGGTTTCCTTAGAGTCAGCACGTCAACAGGCTCGGAAACTCCAGGCGCAAAGCACTTCAAAGAACAAAAAACGGAGAAGCTGAGTTCCTACATTTCGCAACATCGCCTTCAGATTGAGGTCGATGTATCTCATAATGGTAGTCAAGCGCAAAACAGATAGTATACTTCAAAATTCCGGGTACTTACCGGAAATGCCCAACCCCTCGCCCTTCACCATCAAATAGCCCATTTTCCCACGACTCATTTCCCATTACCCCCATTATCTAATTTTCTAATTTTCTCATTATCTAATTCCCATTCGCTAATTGCTTCGCCAGTCGGCTATCGCCTCGTGTCGCTAATTGTCTCATTCGCTAATTTCTTAATCCAGTTCAATGCTTTTCCCACCACCCCTACCCTAACTTTGTACCATAATTAAAAACTATTTCAATCATGGCCACAACGGTTTTACATACAGCAGCTTCCCGCGGACACGCCAATCACGGTTGGCTTGACGCCCGCCACACCTTCAGCTTTGCGAGCTACCACGACCCTAACCGGATGCACTTCGGTGCGCTGCGGGTTTTGAACGACGACCGCGTTGCCGGTGGTATGGGCTTCGGCACACACCCACACGACAATATGGAAATCATCACCATTCCGCTTGAAGGCGATCTCCAACACAAAGACAGCCTCGGCAATACCGCCATCATCCGTCGCGGTATGGTGCAGGTAATGAGTGCCGGATCGGGCGTACAACATAGTGAGTTCAACCCGAATGCCGATCAGCATACCAATCTGTTGCAGATTTGGGTGTTCCCGAACAAACGCAACGTCTCCCCCCGTTATGACGAACTCGTCATCTCGGATAAACAGCAACGGAATGCCCTCCAGCAGGTGGTGTCGCCGAACCCCGATGACGCGGGTGTCTGGATCCACCAGGATGCGTGGTTCCACCTCGGCACCTTCGACGCCAACGCAGGCACTTCCTATACCCTCAAAAAAGAAGGAAATGGCGTGTATGCCTTTGTGATAAAAGGTAGCTTTACCGTCGCCGGCGTAGAACTGAACGAACGCGACGGACTTGGCATCACCGACACCGATGCGTTCGACCTGACCGCTTTATCGCGTGACAGCGAAATTCTTTTGATGGATGTACCCATGAAATTCTAACTGAAATAAACTTTTAAAAATCACCAATATGGCAACTACAAAATGGGTTCTTGACCCGACCCACTCCGAAATTACCTTCAAGGTAAAACACATGATGTTCACCAACGTATCCGGAAAGTTCGACACCTTCCAGGCAACGGCAGAAAGCGATGGCGATAATTTCGAAAACGCCCGCTTCGACTTCCAGGCCGAAACCACGTCGATCAATACCGGCAATGCCGACCGCGACAACCACCTCAGGGGCGGCGACTTCTTCGATGCCGAGCAATTCCCGCAACTGACGTTCAAGTCGACGGCGTTCCAACAGAAAAGCGGCGACGACTACACCCTGACCGGCGATCTGTCGCTGCATGGCGTAACGAAGTCTATCTCGCTTGACGTCGAGTTCGGCGGACTGGCGCAGGATCCGTGGGGCAACACCAAAGCCGGACTCAGCGCCACAGGCAAACTGAACCGTAAGGACTTCGGCCTCAACTGGAACGCAGCCCTCGAAGCAGGAGGTGTGTTGGTAGGAGAAGAGGTGAAACTCCACATCGAACTGCAGTTCGTGAAACAATAAATCGGCTTTTTTGCCCTGTGAAAAACGTGGATGCCTCGGGTGTCCGCGTTTTCTTTTTGTAAAACCCTATGCAGAAAGTATAACGCCATATCCGCCACGTCGCAGCATCTTTGTACCTTACACCTCATGCGTTCGCCCGCCTAACCTGCCCTTGCCTTGAAACGAAAACTCCGGAAAACACTGCGAATCACTGCCTGGATATTGGGCTCCCTCATCGCTTTGTTCCTTTTGTTGGTTATCCTGGTGCAGGTGCCGTATATCCAGAACCTCCTCAAAGACAAAGCCGTCACCTATCTCGAAGGGAAAATCCATACGAAAGTCCGCATCGACCGTATCGAAATCGGTCTGCCCAAAAAGGTCATTGTCGAAGGCATTTACCTCGAGGACCAACAACGGGATACCCTGTTGTATGGCGGGAAGATAAAAGTCGATATCGGGCTGCTCGGACTCATCCGCAGCGACATCAACATACAATCCGTCGATTTAGAGGACGTAACGGCGAACATCCGGCGGGATGCCAACGGTCGCTTCAACTTCGACTACATCGTCGAGGCGTTCGCGTCGCCAAAACCCAAAAAAGCGTCAGAACCCACCCAAATCGATCTGGGCCGCATCCGGATCAAACGCACCCGACTGCAATGGGATGACAACACCTCAGGTAACGACCTCACGGCAAACATTCGCGATTTGGACGTCAATGTGACGGAATTCAATTTGGAAAAAGGCACGTTCGCGGTACCTGATATCAAAGCAGACGGACTCGCCCTGCGCTTCCACCAACGGAATCCGGTGGCGACATCAGCAGTCAAAGCCCCATCCAAAAAAGCAGCCGCGTCTTCTCCGTTTACGCTGGTATTGGATCGCATCCAACTTTCTGCCATCGACCTGGCTTACGATAGTGAACCGGGCAAAATGGCGCTGGCTGCGAAATGGAAAACCTTGTCGGTAAAGGTGAACGTTTTCGATCTTGAACACCAGACCCTCGACCTGGAACGGTTGGAATGGGCCAAAGTGGATGCCTTCGTACGAAAGAAACAATCGGGTGCTACGACGGCAAGTGCGGGTGAATCGACCGCGGATAACCGATGGAAGATCACTTTAAAAGAAGCGGACCTCTCGACCATCGCGTTCCGTTACGACGACGATAACGCCGCGCCCGGTTCCAAAGGCATGGATTACGCCCACCTCCATTTCTGGAACGTGAACCTGGGCGCCCGCAACCTCACCTACTCAAGCAGCGCCATCGCGGCCCGGATCCAAACACTGCAGGCCAGGGAAAAGTCGGGGTTGGACATACGTGACTTCCACACCGACGTGGCCTACACCAACACCGGCGTCGTGCTGTCGCATCTGTTGCTGCGAACCAACCGTTCCACCATCCGGCAACATCTCGCCGCTTCCTGGCCGTCGTTGGCGGCGTTGAAAGAGCGTCCCGGGCAATTATCGGTGGATGCGGATATCCGTTCCAGCGATGTGGCCCTTTCAGATGTATTGCTGTTCGCACCCCAATTGCGCGAGCAACGTCCGTTTTCCACCTATCCCACCGGCGTATTGCACCTGAACACGAAAATCGCCGGTCCGTTGGGCGATTTGCGTATTCCGACGTTGGAATTGTCGGGCCTCGGACAAACCCGCGTTCGGGCCGGTGGCCGGATTCGCGGTATTCCTGACCCGAAACGATTGGCGTTCGATCTCACGTTATACGAATTCCGTTCAGGGGAAGACGATGCCTTGCGATTGTTGCCGCCCAACACACTACCGCCCAACATCCGGTTACCAGAGCGATTCAGCGCCAACGGCTCGTTCAACGGCACCCTCACGCAATTCCGCACGAAACTGGCGCTGCGCAGTTCGTCGGGAGCGGCGGACGTGACGGCCTTTCTCGACCGACGGATACCCAAGCGGGAACGCTATGACGCCAGCGTCAAACTGACGAATTTCGATGTCGGACGGTTGCTCCGTAACGACTCCATAGGTACGGTAAGCCTGGCGTTTGCGGCCAAAGGCACCTCCTTCGACCCGAAACAGGCAGTAGGCATCCTGAAGGGAAACGTGACGAGTGCGCGCTACAACGGCTACACCTACCACAACCTCAGCCTGAAGGGCAACGCCAAAGCCGGAAACGTGACGGTGGATGCCAAAATGGACGATCCCAACTTTACCTTCCTGCTGGCTGGCGAAGGCGATTTCGGTGGGAAAGCACCTGCGGTAAAGATGCGGATGCAGGTAGACATGGCCGACCTCGAGAAACTCCAACTACACGCGGGGCCGCTTAAACTGCGGGGCGCTGTAGATGCCGACTTTCCCGTTGCCGACCTCGATGCTCCCAACGGACGGCTGACGGTGCACCATTTGGTGGTGGCGAATGCGACGGAACAATTCCCCATCGATTCCATCCAACTCACGGCCGTTTCGACTGCCGAACGTGATTCCATCACCCTGAAATCGCAGTTCCTGTCGGCGAAAATGACAGGGTCTTACTCGCTTACACAACTTCCAAACGCAGTCCGACGCTCGTTAGCGCGCTATTATCCTATGGAGGCGCCCGCGAATACGGCCACTGCGCCCCAATCGGTCGAACTGGAAGTACTGCTTAAGAACGATCCCCTTTTATTCAAACTTCTTCCCGAACTCAAAAGCCTCGAACCGGCCTCGCTTCGCGCGAGCTACCTGTCCGATGGCGACCGGATCGCCCTGGCGGTACAAATGCCAAAACTGGTCTACGGCACCACCAACCTGTCGGGTATTGACGCAACGGTCGACACAACGGCAGCCGGACTTTCCTATCTGGTCGTGGTAGACGACATCCGCAATGCCTCTTTGCAACTTCCGTATGCCCGCCTCCAAGGCCTTGCCAACCGGGATAAGGTGACCTACGACCTGCTTTTGAAAGACGTGAAAGATAAAGACCGCTATCATGTGAGCGGCGCTTTGGTTCCTGACGCGCGACGCATGGCCCTGCAGATCGATCCGGCGACTTTATTGCTCAACTACGAATCGTGGGCAATTCCGGCCGACAATCGGATTTCGTTCGGGCCGGGAGGACTCAACATCCGTGCGTTCCGTCTTGAAAACAACGGGAGTATCCTCGAGGCACAATCGGTCTCCGATCAACCGAACGCGCCGATTCGCCTGGTATTTGAAAGCTTCGACCTTCGTACGCTCACCGATATCGCCCAGCAAAGCAATCTCGATCTTTCAGGGACGCTTACGGGTACTGCCGAACTCCGCGACCTCGCCGGCACCGCGCAGTTTACATCCGACCTACGCATCGACCAACTGGGATTGCAGAAAAAGATCATTGGCGATGTTACCCTGAAAGTAGACAACACCTCACCGGGAACCTTGCAGGCGCGCCTCAACCTCACCGGAAACGACAACGACCTCGCGCTCAACGGCACGTATAAAACTGCTTCCGGTGCGCTCGATTTCGTGCTCGACCTCACCCGTCTTGACATGAAAAGTATCGAAACCCTGTCGATGGGGAATCTGTCCGACAGCGAAGGCTTCCTCTCGGGGCGCCTCTTGCTGAAAGGCACGGCAAGTTCTCCGTTGGTAATAGGCGACCTCCAATTCCACGACGTCGGGTTCCGCGCGAAACAACTGCAATCGAAATTCAGCGGTATCAATGAAAAACTAACGTTCGACGACCGCTTCATCCGACTGGATCGCTTTACCATACAGGATGCCGACGGCAACAAACTGGTAGTAGACGGGTCGATTGAAAACGAGAACCTTACACGCTTCGGCTTCGACCTTTCCGTTACCTCCCAGCACTTCAAGGTGGTAGATGCCGAAGAAAAAGACAGCGACCTGTTTTATGGAAAACTCTACGCCGATGCCCGTTTGCGGGTCAAAGGAAACAGCGACCGCCCGATCGTAGACGGACGCATTACCATTGCCGACGATACCGACTTTACCGTCGTATTGCCGCAACAGGATCCGTCGGTGCAAGACCGGGAAGGCATCGTCAAATTCGTCGATCGCGACAGCCCTTCCCTACTCGACGAACGCATACAGTTACGCGATTCGCTGG
This genomic interval from Flavobacterium sp. HJ-32-4 contains the following:
- a CDS encoding pirin family protein, which gives rise to MATTVLHTAASRGHANHGWLDARHTFSFASYHDPNRMHFGALRVLNDDRVAGGMGFGTHPHDNMEIITIPLEGDLQHKDSLGNTAIIRRGMVQVMSAGSGVQHSEFNPNADQHTNLLQIWVFPNKRNVSPRYDELVISDKQQRNALQQVVSPNPDDAGVWIHQDAWFHLGTFDANAGTSYTLKKEGNGVYAFVIKGSFTVAGVELNERDGLGITDTDAFDLTALSRDSEILLMDVPMKF
- a CDS encoding YceI family protein, which codes for MATTKWVLDPTHSEITFKVKHMMFTNVSGKFDTFQATAESDGDNFENARFDFQAETTSINTGNADRDNHLRGGDFFDAEQFPQLTFKSTAFQQKSGDDYTLTGDLSLHGVTKSISLDVEFGGLAQDPWGNTKAGLSATGKLNRKDFGLNWNAALEAGGVLVGEEVKLHIELQFVKQ
- a CDS encoding translocation/assembly module TamB domain-containing protein; translated protein: MKRKLRKTLRITAWILGSLIALFLLLVILVQVPYIQNLLKDKAVTYLEGKIHTKVRIDRIEIGLPKKVIVEGIYLEDQQRDTLLYGGKIKVDIGLLGLIRSDINIQSVDLEDVTANIRRDANGRFNFDYIVEAFASPKPKKASEPTQIDLGRIRIKRTRLQWDDNTSGNDLTANIRDLDVNVTEFNLEKGTFAVPDIKADGLALRFHQRNPVATSAVKAPSKKAAASSPFTLVLDRIQLSAIDLAYDSEPGKMALAAKWKTLSVKVNVFDLEHQTLDLERLEWAKVDAFVRKKQSGATTASAGESTADNRWKITLKEADLSTIAFRYDDDNAAPGSKGMDYAHLHFWNVNLGARNLTYSSSAIAARIQTLQAREKSGLDIRDFHTDVAYTNTGVVLSHLLLRTNRSTIRQHLAASWPSLAALKERPGQLSVDADIRSSDVALSDVLLFAPQLREQRPFSTYPTGVLHLNTKIAGPLGDLRIPTLELSGLGQTRVRAGGRIRGIPDPKRLAFDLTLYEFRSGEDDALRLLPPNTLPPNIRLPERFSANGSFNGTLTQFRTKLALRSSSGAADVTAFLDRRIPKRERYDASVKLTNFDVGRLLRNDSIGTVSLAFAAKGTSFDPKQAVGILKGNVTSARYNGYTYHNLSLKGNAKAGNVTVDAKMDDPNFTFLLAGEGDFGGKAPAVKMRMQVDMADLEKLQLHAGPLKLRGAVDADFPVADLDAPNGRLTVHHLVVANATEQFPIDSIQLTAVSTAERDSITLKSQFLSAKMTGSYSLTQLPNAVRRSLARYYPMEAPANTATAPQSVELEVLLKNDPLLFKLLPELKSLEPASLRASYLSDGDRIALAVQMPKLVYGTTNLSGIDATVDTTAAGLSYLVVVDDIRNASLQLPYARLQGLANRDKVTYDLLLKDVKDKDRYHVSGALVPDARRMALQIDPATLLLNYESWAIPADNRISFGPGGLNIRAFRLENNGSILEAQSVSDQPNAPIRLVFESFDLRTLTDIAQQSNLDLSGTLTGTAELRDLAGTAQFTSDLRIDQLGLQKKIIGDVTLKVDNTSPGTLQARLNLTGNDNDLALNGTYKTASGALDFVLDLTRLDMKSIETLSMGNLSDSEGFLSGRLLLKGTASSPLVIGDLQFHDVGFRAKQLQSKFSGINEKLTFDDRFIRLDRFTIQDADGNKLVVDGSIENENLTRFGFDLSVTSQHFKVVDAEEKDSDLFYGKLYADARLRVKGNSDRPIVDGRITIADDTDFTVVLPQQDPSVQDREGIVKFVDRDSPSLLDERIQLRDSLAVSDLKGIEASVDIEVKKEATLSLVIDKGNGDYLKLKGEARLTGGIDPSGKTTLTGRYDFTEGAYEMTFNLIRRKFDIKEGSYILWTGEPTSADVNITATYRAQAAPIDLVENMIADLSPEQRNRYKQRIPFNTQLKMNGQLLKPEITFDIGIPEGNYNVATEVLDASEAQLARLRQEPSELNKQVFALLLLNRFIGQNPFASEAGGTSAESLARQSASKILSQQLNNLAADLISGVEVNFDLESTDDYTTGQRENRTDLSVGVSKQLLDDRLKVTVGSSFGLEGPQQANEQTTNIAGDISVDYQLTKDGRYLVRAYRKNQYEVAVQGQVVETGVAFIITMDYKKFRELFHRSEEEKALRAERKRQDRAQRVKEKDDDPNEKEREDEKKL